The sequence GGGCGATCCGCGCGTCGCACTCGTACCGGTGGAGTTCCTCCAGAGCCGCGCGCAGACCGTCGGCGCGATGGCGTGAATACCGTACGAACTCCTTCATGACGGGCTCGACGAACTCGCCGGCGCACCGGCCCACGAACCCGCCGCCGAACCCCTTGGTGCCGGCCACGCCGATCCGTAGACCGCCGTGGCTCACCACGGTCGCCTCGCCCTCCAGGACGTGTGCTCCGCCCTCCCGCAAGATGGCCGTGACCTCGTCTGGGTGGCCGTCGTGATGGTCGTGGTTACCGAGCACGGCGACGACCGGGACGCCGAGGTCCTTGATCTCTCGTGCGACCACCCGGGCCTCCTCGGGCGTGCCGTGCCGGGTGAGGTCGCCGGCCAGCAGGAGGATGTCGGCGCAGTCGGGCAGGGTCTCGAAAGCCGGGCGGAGCACGCCCTGGCTGTCGAGACCCATGTGGATGTCACCGACGGCTGCGACCCGGATCATGCCAGCTCCTCGCAGTGGTCGGGCGGGCGGCTCTCGGCGATGACGAGGTCGCAGTGGACCGGCACACCCGGCAGTTCCTCGTGGGCAACGCGCCGGATGTCCTCGCGGCATCTGGCGGACGGCACCGTGCCCGTCAGCAGGACCGTCTCGCCGCGGATCTCGGCCCGCACCCCAAGCTCGCTGCAGGGCCCCTCCGCGAGCCGCTCGGTGACGTGGGCCACGCGGTATTCGAGGTTCATCGCTGCTCCTGTTCCTGGTCGGGGCCGATGACGTGCAGCCGCTCCAGAAGGTAGAGGAAGGCGGCGGGCATCGGCTCGTCCCCGCAACTGCGGCGCACCTCCTGCCAGTCGACGTGTCACCGGCCGGTGGGCGAACTAGGCCGACGAGG comes from Streptomyces sp. FXJ1.172 and encodes:
- a CDS encoding metallophosphoesterase family protein produces the protein MIRVAAVGDIHMGLDSQGVLRPAFETLPDCADILLLAGDLTRHGTPEEARVVAREIKDLGVPVVAVLGNHDHHDGHPDEVTAILREGGAHVLEGEATVVSHGGLRIGVAGTKGFGGGFVGRCAGEFVEPVMKEFVRYSRHRADGLRAALEELHRYECDARIALTHFAPVADTLAGEPMEIYPFLGSYLLAEAIDTAGADLAVHEHAHAGTEHGMTGGGVKVRNVAQPVIGRAFHIYSLDSRQPGEAPSARDTRPSPTAQTGEQ
- a CDS encoding BON domain-containing protein, with amino-acid sequence MNLEYRVAHVTERLAEGPCSELGVRAEIRGETVLLTGTVPSARCREDIRRVAHEELPGVPVHCDLVIAESRPPDHCEELA